One Erysipelothrix amsterdamensis DNA window includes the following coding sequences:
- a CDS encoding class II D-tagatose-bisphosphate aldolase, non-catalytic subunit, producing MKKNPLFLLNNKRPVGVYSACTASGPVLEATLEFAKEHNSSVVIEATANQVNQFGGYTGMQPVDFKAFVYELSDKVGYDKSRIILGGDHLGPLTWTDLNEDEAMKNACDLVYAYVRAGFTKIHLDTSMRVADDSTEEVLSNETIARRSAMMAKVCLEAYDDLLKEDPEAVFPAFIIGSEVPIPGGAQEEEDALAVTSPEAFKETYRVFQETFKAADVEKVFDSVIGIVVQPGVEFGDADLFQYNRENAKELTDTLKREFDSFVFEGHSTDYQTPTHLREMVEDGITILKVGPALTFAYREALFALAHIESQICTDPSNFVDVLETAMLDQPGNWQKHYHGTDVELFIKRKYSYSDRARYYLPVPSVQAAITKLVSNLNSVEIPMTLISQYMPYQYRRIKEGIVENNAEALIKDYIKLYLDDYQYATHVDELEA from the coding sequence ATGAAAAAAAATCCATTATTTTTATTAAACAATAAACGTCCTGTGGGTGTTTATTCTGCATGTACGGCAAGCGGACCCGTACTTGAAGCAACATTAGAGTTCGCAAAAGAACACAATTCTTCGGTAGTAATCGAAGCAACCGCAAACCAAGTAAACCAATTTGGTGGTTATACAGGCATGCAACCTGTTGATTTTAAAGCGTTTGTTTATGAACTATCCGATAAAGTTGGATATGACAAATCACGCATCATTCTTGGTGGTGACCATTTAGGTCCTTTAACATGGACTGATTTAAATGAAGATGAAGCAATGAAAAATGCATGTGACTTAGTCTATGCTTATGTTCGTGCTGGTTTTACAAAAATTCACTTAGATACATCAATGCGTGTTGCAGATGATAGTACTGAAGAAGTGTTATCAAATGAAACCATTGCACGTCGTTCAGCAATGATGGCAAAAGTTTGTTTAGAAGCTTATGATGATTTATTGAAAGAAGATCCTGAAGCAGTATTCCCTGCATTTATTATTGGTAGTGAAGTGCCAATTCCAGGTGGTGCCCAAGAGGAAGAAGATGCTCTAGCAGTAACATCTCCAGAAGCATTTAAAGAAACATACCGTGTATTCCAAGAAACATTTAAAGCAGCAGACGTGGAAAAAGTATTCGATTCTGTAATCGGTATTGTTGTGCAACCGGGGGTTGAATTTGGTGATGCAGATTTATTCCAATACAATCGTGAAAATGCGAAAGAACTTACGGATACATTAAAACGTGAATTTGATTCATTTGTATTTGAAGGTCATTCAACAGACTATCAAACACCAACACATTTACGTGAAATGGTTGAAGATGGTATCACAATCTTGAAGGTTGGACCAGCATTAACATTCGCATACCGTGAAGCACTCTTTGCGCTTGCACATATCGAAAGTCAAATCTGTACAGATCCATCAAACTTTGTAGATGTTTTAGAAACTGCAATGCTTGATCAACCTGGAAACTGGCAAAAACATTACCATGGAACAGATGTTGAGCTTTTCATCAAACGTAAATACAGCTATAGTGATCGTGCTCGTTATTACTTACCAGTACCTTCAGTACAAGCTGCAATTACAAAACTTGTTTCAAATTTAAATTCTGTAGAAATTCCAATGACATTAATTTCTCAATACATGCCATATCAATACCGTCGTATTAAAGAGGGAATTGTTGAGAATAATGCGGAAGCACTTATTAAAGATTACATTAAACTTTATCTTGATGATTATCAATATGCAACGCATGTTGATGAGCTTGAAGCTTAG